One Polaribacter sp. KT25b DNA segment encodes these proteins:
- a CDS encoding LUD domain-containing protein, whose product MGSRNQILDRIKANKPSLLSLPNINSALFHEDLDLLKEFTKKVEVVGGNVLNANSNEDIMLQIEKIFPDTKVKFSSLENSQSFNTIDLASLQKPHDLENLDLLILESKLAVAENGAIWMSDDEIPVRVLPFIAQHLVLVLSAKNIVPYMHQAYDQLNNFGFGVFIAGPSKTADIEQSLVIGAHGALSLTVFLKE is encoded by the coding sequence ATGGGAAGTAGAAATCAAATATTAGATAGAATTAAAGCAAACAAACCAAGTCTTCTATCTTTGCCTAATATAAATAGCGCTCTTTTTCATGAAGATTTAGATCTCTTAAAAGAGTTTACAAAAAAAGTAGAAGTTGTTGGTGGTAATGTGTTGAATGCAAATTCTAATGAAGATATTATGCTTCAAATTGAAAAAATATTTCCGGATACAAAAGTGAAATTTTCTTCTTTAGAAAATTCACAATCTTTTAATACCATTGATTTAGCTTCACTTCAAAAACCTCATGATTTAGAAAATTTAGACCTTTTAATTTTAGAAAGTAAATTAGCAGTTGCAGAAAATGGTGCTATTTGGATGTCTGATGATGAAATCCCTGTTCGTGTACTACCTTTTATTGCACAGCATTTAGTTTTAGTTTTATCAGCAAAAAACATTGTGCCTTACATGCATCAAGCTTATGATCAACTAAACAATTTTGGTTTTGGTGTTTTTATTGCTGGCCCTTCTAAAACGGCAGATATTGAACAATCGCTTGTTATTGGTGCACACGGAGCTTTAAGTTTAACAGTGTTTTTGAAAGAGTAA
- a CDS encoding L-rhamnose mutarotase: MTKYCFALDLKEDIKLIEEYKKYHQKIWPEITKSILDSGILNLEIYNIRNRLFMIMEVDDSFSFEKKDEIDKNNAKVQEWETLMWKYQQELPMAKKGEKWILMEKIYQLDPQQNSK, encoded by the coding sequence ATGACAAAATATTGTTTTGCTTTAGATTTAAAAGAGGATATAAAACTCATTGAAGAGTATAAAAAATATCATCAAAAAATATGGCCAGAAATAACGAAGAGCATTCTAGATTCTGGTATTTTAAACTTAGAGATTTACAATATTAGGAATCGTTTATTTATGATTATGGAGGTTGATGACTCCTTTTCTTTCGAGAAGAAAGATGAGATTGATAAAAACAATGCAAAAGTTCAAGAATGGGAAACCTTAATGTGGAAATATCAGCAAGAACTCCCAATGGCTAAAAAAGGAGAAAAGTGGATTTTAATGGAAAAAATATATCAATTAGATCCACAACAGAACAGCAAATAA
- a CDS encoding lactate utilization protein B translates to MSHSKLASIFNKDEKRVDWHDKALWFVRHKRDLSVHNVKGWEELRNLGHGIKAHMLSNLDNYLIQFEENAKKNGVEVHWAANAEEHNKIVVDILNEHKAKKIVKSKSMLTEECHLNPFLEENDIEVIDTDLGERIVQLAKERPSHIVLPAIHKNRHEVDELFQEHLGTKPCDGDPQYLTSEARKHLREKFIAADAALTGVNFAVAETGGFVVCTNEGNADMGAHLAPVHIASMGVEKIIPKQEHLGVFLRLLARSATGQPVTTYSSHFKKPQKGTKMHIVIVDNGRSEQLSRPDFRASLHCIRCGACMNTCPIYRRSGGHSYDATIPGPIGSILSPGKDLKEYSTLPFASTLCGSCSDVCPVKIDIHSQLYKWRQIITKETPQPFVKKQAMKAMGTIFAKPKQFEIVGKVARWSLRNLPKSVINSKPNAWGKARDLPLGPKQSFDQWFKERENEKKN, encoded by the coding sequence ATGAGTCATTCAAAATTAGCAAGTATTTTTAATAAAGATGAAAAAAGGGTTGATTGGCATGATAAAGCTTTGTGGTTTGTGCGTCATAAAAGAGATCTATCTGTTCACAATGTTAAAGGTTGGGAAGAGTTAAGAAACCTTGGCCATGGAATTAAAGCTCACATGTTATCGAATTTAGACAACTATTTAATTCAGTTTGAAGAAAATGCAAAAAAAAATGGTGTAGAAGTTCATTGGGCTGCAAATGCCGAAGAACACAATAAAATAGTTGTTGACATTCTTAATGAGCATAAAGCAAAGAAAATTGTAAAAAGTAAGTCGATGTTAACAGAAGAATGTCATCTAAATCCGTTTTTGGAAGAAAATGATATCGAAGTAATCGACACCGATTTAGGTGAACGTATTGTACAGCTAGCCAAAGAAAGACCAAGCCATATTGTGTTGCCGGCAATTCATAAAAACAGACATGAAGTTGATGAATTATTTCAAGAACATCTAGGAACGAAACCTTGTGATGGAGATCCGCAATATTTAACGAGTGAAGCAAGAAAACATCTTCGAGAAAAATTTATTGCTGCAGATGCAGCGCTTACAGGTGTAAATTTTGCAGTTGCAGAAACTGGTGGTTTTGTAGTTTGTACTAATGAAGGTAATGCAGATATGGGGGCACATTTGGCACCTGTTCATATTGCTTCTATGGGAGTTGAAAAAATCATTCCAAAACAAGAACATTTAGGTGTATTTTTAAGATTATTAGCAAGATCTGCAACCGGGCAACCAGTTACCACCTATTCATCACACTTTAAAAAACCTCAAAAGGGAACAAAAATGCACATTGTTATTGTTGATAATGGGCGTTCTGAACAATTAAGCAGACCTGACTTTAGAGCTTCTTTACACTGTATTCGTTGTGGCGCTTGTATGAACACATGTCCTATTTACAGGAGAAGTGGTGGCCATAGTTACGATGCTACAATTCCTGGACCAATTGGTTCTATTTTATCTCCCGGAAAAGATTTAAAAGAATACAGCACTTTACCATTTGCATCTACATTATGTGGTTCTTGTTCTGATGTTTGTCCTGTAAAAATTGATATTCATTCTCAACTATACAAATGGCGACAAATAATTACCAAAGAAACCCCTCAGCCTTTTGTAAAAAAACAAGCAATGAAAGCTATGGGTACAATTTTTGCAAAACCAAAACAATTTGAGATTGTAGGAAAAGTGGCACGTTGGTCTTTAAGAAATTTACCAAAATCAGTTATCAACTCAAAACCGAATGCCTGGGGTAAAGCAAGAGATCTACCTTTAGGACCAAAACAAAGTTTTGATCAGTGGTTTAAAGAAAGAGAAAACGAGAAAAAAAATTAA
- a CDS encoding arylsulfatase codes for MSFKSIIFKCFFLSAFVLSSCKSEQKESKSSNSDKKPNIVVIYLDDLGYGDLSAYGATELQTPNIDALANGGIKFTNGYASSATCTPSRYALLTGVYPWRNKKARILAGSAPLIIDVAQQTLPKVLKKQGYQTAIVGKWHLGLGSGNVNWNGKITPGPNEVGFDSSYIMAATQDRVPTVYIDNGHVVGLDKNDPIEVNYKKNFEGEPTAKSNPELTTMKWHHGHNNSIVNGIPRIGYMKGGESAKWTDIDMADHFLGKAQEYVRSHKEQPFFLYYAMQQPHVPRTPHPRFVGKSGMGPRGDVILEADWVVGEFINTLKEEGLLENTLIVFSSDNGPVLNDGYYDDAVEKLGKHDPKGGLRGGKYSLLEAGTRVPFITYWKGTIKPAVSDAIVCQMDLLASLANLTGTSEETTDSKDILNAFLGDAGKGRDHLLIEANSKTALRSGDWLMIPSYKGKQFNKKVNTDLGVLPKIQLYNLKEDIGQQKDLAATNPEKLAEMIQVYESLRGEKIKEIK; via the coding sequence ATGAGTTTTAAAAGTATTATTTTTAAATGTTTCTTCTTGTCTGCATTTGTACTATCAAGTTGTAAGTCGGAGCAAAAAGAGAGTAAATCTAGTAATTCAGATAAAAAACCAAATATTGTTGTTATTTATTTAGACGATTTAGGCTACGGAGATTTAAGTGCTTACGGAGCCACAGAATTACAAACGCCAAATATAGATGCCTTGGCAAATGGCGGAATTAAATTTACAAATGGGTATGCTTCTTCGGCAACATGTACACCAAGTAGATATGCATTGTTAACAGGTGTGTATCCTTGGAGAAATAAAAAAGCAAGAATTTTAGCAGGTTCTGCTCCTTTAATTATTGATGTAGCGCAACAAACTTTACCAAAAGTGTTAAAGAAACAAGGCTATCAAACGGCAATTGTTGGTAAATGGCATTTAGGTTTAGGATCTGGGAATGTGAATTGGAACGGAAAAATAACTCCAGGACCTAATGAAGTAGGTTTCGATTCTTCTTATATTATGGCAGCTACGCAAGATAGAGTTCCTACAGTTTATATAGATAACGGACATGTAGTAGGTTTGGATAAAAATGATCCTATTGAAGTAAATTATAAAAAGAATTTTGAAGGAGAACCAACAGCCAAATCAAACCCAGAATTGACAACGATGAAATGGCATCACGGACATAATAATAGCATTGTAAACGGAATTCCTAGAATTGGGTATATGAAAGGTGGTGAGTCTGCAAAATGGACAGATATTGATATGGCAGATCATTTTTTAGGAAAAGCGCAAGAGTATGTAAGATCACATAAAGAGCAACCTTTCTTTTTGTATTACGCTATGCAGCAACCACACGTGCCAAGAACTCCGCATCCTCGTTTTGTAGGTAAATCTGGAATGGGACCAAGAGGAGATGTAATTTTAGAAGCAGATTGGGTAGTTGGTGAATTTATAAACACTTTAAAAGAAGAAGGGCTTTTAGAAAATACGTTAATTGTTTTTTCTAGTGATAATGGCCCTGTTTTAAATGATGGTTATTATGATGATGCAGTAGAGAAATTAGGAAAACACGATCCGAAAGGAGGTTTAAGAGGTGGTAAATACAGTTTGTTAGAAGCAGGTACAAGAGTGCCTTTTATTACCTATTGGAAAGGAACTATTAAACCGGCGGTTTCTGATGCCATTGTTTGTCAGATGGACTTATTAGCATCTTTGGCAAACTTAACAGGAACGTCTGAAGAAACGACAGATAGTAAAGATATTTTAAATGCTTTTTTAGGTGATGCTGGTAAAGGTAGAGATCATTTGTTAATTGAAGCAAATTCTAAAACGGCTTTAAGAAGTGGAGACTGGTTAATGATTCCGTCATACAAAGGAAAGCAATTTAATAAAAAAGTAAATACAGATTTAGGTGTTTTACCAAAAATTCAATTGTATAATTTAAAAGAAGATATTGGGCAACAAAAGGATTTAGCGGCAACTAATCCCGAAAAATTAGCAGAAATGATTCAAGTTTATGAATCTTTAAGAGGAGAAAAAATAAAAGAAATAAAATAG
- a CDS encoding (Fe-S)-binding protein: protein MKVGLFIPCYINQLYPQVGIATLELLEKLNIDVGYPSGQTCCGQPMANSGYEYESDGACHNFVDNFKDFDYIVTPSGSCAYHVKKHYNIIPQTSEVTKVRDNVYELCDFILNILKIKDVGASFPYKIGVHKSCHGLRGLRLGSCSEVVGKPYSYIEELLQEVTGAELMPISRTDECCGFGGTFAVTEEAVSVKMGKDKIKDHLESGVEVITATDTSCLMHLEGLINRNNQPLKVLHIAEILNSNL, encoded by the coding sequence ATGAAAGTAGGTCTTTTTATACCTTGTTACATCAATCAGTTATACCCACAAGTTGGTATTGCTACCTTAGAACTTTTAGAAAAATTAAATATTGATGTTGGTTATCCTTCAGGACAAACTTGTTGCGGACAGCCAATGGCAAATTCGGGTTATGAATACGAATCTGATGGTGCTTGTCATAATTTTGTAGACAATTTTAAAGATTTCGATTACATCGTTACGCCTTCTGGAAGTTGTGCCTATCATGTAAAAAAACATTATAATATTATTCCGCAAACATCAGAAGTAACAAAAGTGCGTGACAATGTCTATGAATTGTGCGATTTTATCCTAAATATTTTAAAAATAAAAGATGTAGGAGCTTCATTTCCTTATAAAATAGGTGTTCATAAAAGCTGCCACGGATTAAGAGGACTTAGACTTGGTTCTTGCTCAGAGGTTGTTGGAAAACCTTATTCTTATATAGAAGAATTACTACAAGAAGTAACAGGTGCAGAACTGATGCCTATTAGTAGAACTGATGAATGTTGTGGTTTTGGAGGAACTTTTGCAGTGACTGAAGAAGCTGTTTCTGTTAAAATGGGAAAAGACAAAATTAAAGATCATTTAGAAAGTGGTGTTGAAGTTATTACAGCTACAGATACTTCTTGCTTAATGCATTTAGAAGGATTAATTAATAGAAACAACCAACCTTTAAAAGTTTTGCATATCGCAGAAATTTTAAACAGTAACCTTTAA